A DNA window from Euwallacea fornicatus isolate EFF26 chromosome 17, ASM4011564v1, whole genome shotgun sequence contains the following coding sequences:
- the Ir8a gene encoding ionotropic receptor 25a → MVQLSEYDDDGREKICSALSHGFSLILDFTWSGNEVVQDLVNNMSLPYLHIDVSIAPFLILLDSYLDSRNSTDILIIFDKEEYIDQALYHWLDSTRLRMVMAEPLDRTMARKIKQIRPIPNSFAIMASTANMPEILSQAIHEGLLNLPDRWNLVFTDFQVTNFDRSLLYNQSLSLMYLSSQLCFDLLKDDHCPENFRLSDRFLQRMAVSIDQLVHRLSEEHLNFPVVAFECMKSDFSHETKQRFDDVLETIFVDNSNILTLQGKSVRLKVRGNVEKMVNGSFQVIAQYKDGHLLLEPEKQFDPIRAFYRIGITHALPWSYKEQNVETGEYFWTGYCVDFVKKLAEVMNFAYEFVEPAVGTFGEKVNGTWNGVVGDLAVGDIDMAVTAIIMTADKEEVIDFVAPYYEQTGITIVMRKPVRKTSLFKFMTVLKLEVWLSIVAALILTGFMIWFLDKYSPYSARNNKKAYPYPCRDFTLKESFWFALTSFTPQGGGEAPKALSGRTLVAAYWLFVVLMLATFTANLAAFLTVERMQAPVQSLEQLARQSRINYTVVRDSDTHKYFINMKFAEDTLYRMWKELTLNASTDDTRYRVWDYPIREQYGHILLAINDSNPVDNATEGFRITNEHLDADFAFIHDSSEIRYEISKNCNLTEVGEVFAEKPYAVAVQQGSHLQDDLSKVILDLQKNRFFERLQSKYWNNTVKGACPSTDDNEGITLESLGGVFIATLFGLALAMVTLAGEVWYYRRRGQREKEQIKVQKSKNLPDTISGLLKPLKPTVAPVRLGGSKPGGPVTIGTTFKPVNSKGNLTKEMESVNISHISLYPKARNKITRVD, encoded by the exons ATGGTGCAGCTCTCTGAATACGACGACGatggaagagaaaaaatttgCTCCGCTTTGTCTCATGGCTTCAGCCTCATCTTGGACTTCACCTGGTCGGGCAACGAAGTTGTCCAGGATTTAGTCAACAACATGAGTCTGCCGTACCTCCACATCGACGTCTCCATCGCTCCTTTCCTGATTTTGTTGGATTCTTACTTGGACAGTAGGAATTCTACTGACATCTTGATTATTTTCGACAAAGAGGAAT ACATTGACCAAGCCTTGTACCATTGGTTGGACTCCACGAGACTGAGGATGGTCATGGCGGAGCCCTTGGATAGAACTATGGCCAGGAAAATCAAGCAGATAAGGCCAATTCCCAATAGCTTTGCTATTATGGCCAGTACCGCCAACATGCCCGAAATTTTATCTCAG GCGATTCATGAAGGATTGCTCAACTTGCCAGACCGttggaatttggtcttcacaGACTTCCAAGTAACGAACTTCGACCGGAGTCTGCTTTACAACCAATCACTGTCCCTTATGTACCTCAGCTCGCAGCTTTGCTTCGATCTCCTGAAAGATGATCACTGTCCAGAGAATTTCCGGTTAAGCGACCGTTTTCTGCAACGGATGGCCGTTTCCATCGATCAGCTCGTTCATAGGTTGTCGGAAGAACATCTGAATTTTCCTGTAGTGGCATTTGAGTGCATGAAATCGGATTTTTCGCATGAGACTAAGCAGAGATTCGATGACGTTTTGGAGACGATTTTCGTGGATAATTCGAATATTCTCACTCTGCAAGGGAAGAGCGTGCGTCTTAAAGTGAGGGGGAACGTGGAGAAGATGGTTAATGGAAGCTTTCAG gTTATTGCGCAATACAAGGACGGGCACTTGCTGCTTGAACCTGAAAAGCAGTTTGATCCTATCAGGGCATTTTACAGGATAGGCATCACTCAT GCCCTTCCGTGGTCATACAAGGAACAAAATGTAGAAACGGGTGAATACTTCTGGACGGGATATTGCGTTGATTTCGTCAAAAAACTGGCAGAGGTCATGAATTTTGCTTACGAATTTGTGGAGCCTGCAGTGGGGACTTTTGGTGAGAAAGTCAACGGGACTTGGAATGGAGTCGTTGGGGACTTGGCTGTGGGG GATATTGATATGGCCGTAACTGCAATTATTATGACAGCTGATAAAGAGGAAGTCATAGACTTTGTTGCCCCATATTACGAACAAACGGGGATTACCATTG TAATGAGAAAACCAGTTCGGAAAACCTCCCTCTTCAAATTCATGAcggttttaaaattggaaGTATGGCTTAGTATAGTGGCGGCCCTGATCCTCACTGGGTTCATGATTTGGTTCCTGGACAAATACTCGCCTTACAGCGCtcgaaataacaaaaaagctTATCCATATCCTTGCAG GGACTTCACCCTCAAAGAGAGCTTTTGGTTCGCTTTGACTTCGTTCACCCCCCAAGGAGGCGGTGAAGCTCCAAAGGCCTTGTCTGGAAGGACTTTGGTGGCAGCTTATTGGCTCTTCGTGGTCCTCATGCTAGCCACTTTTACTGCGAATTTAGCTGCTTTTTTGACCGTGGAAAGAATGCAG GCCCCAGTGCAATCTTTGGAACAGCTGGCCAGGCAATCCAGGATCAATTACACTGTAGTCAGAGACTCAGACACTCACAAGTACTTCATTAATATGAAGTTTGCTGAAGACACCTTGTACAG AATGTGGAAAGAATTGACCTTAAACGCTTCAACTGACGACACACGGTACCGAGTCTGGGACTACCCGATCAGAGAGCAGTATGGTCATATTTTGCTGGCAATAAACGACTCTAATCCAGTGGACAATGCCACAGAAGGATTCAGGATTACAAACGAACACTTGGATGCTGATTTTGCTTTTATTCATGATTCCAGTGAGATTCGTTACGAAATTAGCAAGAACTGCAATCTCACCGAAGTGGGGGAGGTGTTTGCGGAAAAACCTTATGCAGTGGCCGTGCAGCAGGGTAGTCATTTGCAGGATGATTTGAGCAAAGT AATCTtagatttacaaaaaaaccgATTTTTCGAGCGATTGCAGTCTAAATATTGGAATAATACGGTCAAAGGTGCCTGTCCCAGTACTGACGATAATGAAGGAATTACGTTAGAAAGTCTGG GTGGGGTTTTCATAGCCACACTTTTTGGTTTAGCTCTAGCAATGGTAACATTGGCAGGAGAGGTTTGGTACTACCGCAGGAGGGGTCAGAGAGAAAAAGAGCAGATTAAAGTGCAAAAATCTAAGAACTTACCCGACACTATTTCAG GTCTGCTAAAGCCACTAAAACCTACCGTGGCTCCTGTGAGATTGGGCGGATCCAAACCAGGAGGCCCTGTAACCATTGGTACCACCTTCAAGCCTGTCAACTCGAAGGGGAACCTTACCAAAGAGATGGAAAGTGTCAATATCTCCCATATCTCCTTGTACCCAAAAGCTCGGAACAAGATTACGAGGGTGGATTAG